The following proteins come from a genomic window of bacterium:
- a CDS encoding GAF domain-containing protein, with amino-acid sequence MNKRRDTMAAVSRIGELVAMTLDTSEILRHIVEITAEIMKVDVCSIYLWDSDEGSLVLEATRGLKEDAIGHVKILPGEGITGRAAKQGRIVAVRDVTMDRRNMYFPITGEDRYRSLLSVPLRFKDELIGVMNVQTENPRSFRKSERRLLKTIAHQVSGAIHNARLYESVLEGKKEIERTHERLVESEKMAALGRLSATLSHELRNPLAGLKGASQLLARKTGNHDERRQYIDLILEEIERLDRIVEDLLQFARPGKLRLEQVDINKMIDDILLLHSDDFNGRGITIRKRLSKLPNIRADRDKFKQVLVNIVLNARDAMPEGGELLVSSGVISNEPESRDIVTLQFRDNGQGIEENVLRSIFEPFFTTKPDGVGLGLAVCKAIIEDHKGRISIRSLNEGSDIRGTVVTVEIPSLEIK; translated from the coding sequence ATGAATAAGCGCAGAGACACAATGGCCGCCGTATCGAGAATCGGCGAGCTGGTAGCCATGACACTGGACACATCCGAAATTCTCCGGCATATCGTGGAGATAACGGCGGAGATCATGAAGGTCGATGTGTGCTCGATCTACCTGTGGGATTCCGATGAAGGCTCCCTCGTCCTCGAAGCTACGAGGGGATTGAAGGAAGACGCCATAGGTCACGTTAAAATCCTTCCTGGTGAAGGAATAACGGGACGGGCGGCAAAACAGGGCAGAATCGTGGCTGTCCGGGACGTAACCATGGACAGAAGAAACATGTACTTCCCTATCACCGGCGAGGACCGTTACCGTTCGCTCCTCAGTGTACCGCTCCGGTTCAAGGATGAGCTCATCGGTGTCATGAATGTTCAGACGGAGAATCCCCGCTCCTTCCGGAAGTCCGAGCGCCGTCTCCTTAAAACGATTGCCCATCAGGTTTCGGGAGCGATTCATAACGCCCGTCTCTACGAGAGCGTACTCGAGGGGAAAAAAGAAATAGAACGCACCCACGAACGACTCGTGGAATCAGAAAAAATGGCTGCCCTCGGCCGTCTCTCCGCAACGCTGTCACATGAGCTGCGCAATCCGCTCGCCGGGCTCAAGGGAGCCTCGCAGCTTCTTGCTCGGAAAACAGGCAATCACGATGAACGGCGACAGTATATCGATCTTATTCTCGAAGAGATTGAACGGCTCGACAGGATCGTCGAGGACCTCCTCCAGTTTGCACGGCCCGGTAAACTCCGGCTGGAACAGGTCGATATCAATAAAATGATCGATGATATTTTGCTTCTCCATTCCGATGATTTTAATGGAAGGGGGATTACAATACGTAAACGCCTCTCCAAACTGCCCAACATCAGAGCCGACCGGGATAAGTTCAAACAGGTGCTGGTCAATATCGTCCTGAACGCACGCGACGCCATGCCCGAAGGAGGGGAACTTCTTGTAAGCTCGGGCGTTATATCCAATGAACCGGAAAGCAGGGACATCGTGACACTCCAGTTCAGGGATAACGGACAGGGAATCGAGGAGAATGTACTCCGGAGTATTTTCGAGCCTTTTTTTACTACCAAACCAGATGGCGTCGGACTCGGGCTGGCTGTCTGCAAGGCCATTATCGAGGATCATAAAGGGCGGATTTCAATACGGTCATTGAATGAGGGCAGTGATATCAGGGGTACAGTTGTAACAGTTGAAATTCCAAGCCTTGAGATTAAATAA
- a CDS encoding PDZ domain-containing protein, which yields MFLFYFVILLFSPFFGYAQPTVQKQGDRLVSPFVHVYDKVALSVVRIDVSTTARRDQQTVQNPWEYFFGKPQQQQQQKQIEGMGSGVIIDREGHILTNNHVISGAEKISVKVNEDETYDAVVVGTDPDTDLAVIQLQLDGKQLPPEYVAELGDSDTLKPGDYAIAIGNPIGLERTINVGVISALGRHDFTVYGSQSPQFQNFIQTDAQINPGNSGGALADISGKVIGINDMYTAQFAGIGFAIPINLARNVMTQLIASGVVKRGFVGIRAEEEGITPEIKDAMELSSRDGVLIKEVVQGSPAEKAGLKHGDVIVSLDGDKVKNFNEFLFKIGDHAPGDTVQLQIIREKEQKALTLTLASRNDFLEAGAISNDSWLGIQVVELSSPAAQQFKLEKITSGVVVVKIDSDSPASKVNLRAGDVIVEIENKEIKDIQDFLDIRNDPDIKEKKYILIFRQRVYPNGHIEKGFVAVKSK from the coding sequence ATGTTTCTTTTTTACTTTGTTATTCTTCTGTTTTCACCATTCTTTGGATATGCCCAGCCGACTGTTCAGAAACAGGGCGACAGACTAGTAAGTCCGTTCGTCCATGTTTACGACAAGGTTGCTCTCTCCGTCGTCCGAATTGATGTCAGTACCACGGCAAGGAGAGACCAGCAAACCGTGCAGAATCCATGGGAGTACTTTTTCGGCAAACCTCAGCAGCAACAGCAGCAAAAACAGATTGAAGGCATGGGCTCCGGTGTTATCATCGATCGTGAAGGGCATATCCTCACCAATAACCATGTCATTTCAGGCGCCGAAAAAATCTCCGTTAAAGTCAATGAAGATGAAACATATGACGCTGTTGTAGTCGGTACAGACCCGGATACCGATCTTGCAGTGATACAGTTGCAGCTTGACGGTAAGCAACTTCCCCCGGAATATGTGGCCGAGCTTGGTGATTCGGACACGCTGAAACCCGGTGACTATGCCATAGCGATAGGAAATCCCATCGGGCTCGAACGGACTATCAATGTCGGGGTTATCAGCGCGCTCGGCCGCCATGACTTCACCGTTTATGGATCACAGTCACCTCAGTTTCAGAATTTCATCCAAACCGATGCACAGATCAATCCGGGCAATTCCGGCGGAGCGCTTGCGGACATCAGCGGAAAGGTTATCGGCATCAACGATATGTATACGGCGCAGTTCGCGGGAATCGGTTTTGCCATTCCTATCAATCTCGCCAGGAACGTCATGACACAGCTTATCGCATCGGGCGTGGTGAAACGAGGATTTGTCGGAATACGTGCCGAAGAGGAAGGTATCACTCCGGAAATCAAAGACGCTATGGAGCTTTCTTCACGGGACGGGGTTCTCATCAAGGAGGTTGTCCAGGGTTCTCCCGCCGAAAAAGCCGGCCTTAAACATGGAGATGTCATTGTTTCACTCGATGGTGATAAAGTCAAGAATTTCAACGAGTTTCTGTTTAAAATCGGCGATCATGCCCCCGGAGACACTGTTCAGCTTCAAATCATCCGTGAAAAAGAACAGAAAGCACTGACTCTTACATTGGCAAGCCGTAATGATTTTCTTGAGGCTGGTGCCATTTCCAACGATTCATGGCTTGGTATTCAGGTTGTCGAATTATCCAGCCCCGCAGCCCAGCAATTCAAACTCGAAAAAATAACCAGCGGTGTCGTCGTTGTTAAAATTGATAGTGACAGCCCCGCGTCAAAAGTAAATTTACGTGCTGGCGATGTGATTGTTGAAATTGAAAATAAAGAGATCAAAGATATTCAGGATTTTCTCGATATCAGAAACGATCCCGATATCAAAGAAAAGAAATACATCCTTATTTTCCGGCAGCGCGTCTATCCCAACGGTCATATTGAAAAGGGGTTTGTAGCAGTAAAAAGCAAATGA
- a CDS encoding RNA polymerase sigma factor RpoD/SigA, which produces MSKLAKKPYTREDQSLDRYLQEIGEVELLSAQQEVELARLIKKGSQEALEKLTKANLRFVVSVAKQYQNQGLSLGDLINEGNLGLIKAAKRFDETKGFKFISYAVWWIRQAILQALAEQSRIVRLPLNRVGALHKIGKTSSGLEQEFGREPSANEIADELEMSPYEVMDTLKISSRHLSLDAPFNDGEDNRLLDVLEDKFQPAPDEKLMKDSLKREIEKALSTLTEREAEVISLYFGINRDHSLTLEEIGEKFKLTRERVRQIKEKAIKRLRHASRSKPLKAYLS; this is translated from the coding sequence GTGTCAAAACTAGCAAAAAAACCGTATACGAGGGAAGACCAGTCCTTGGACAGATATCTCCAGGAAATCGGAGAGGTTGAGCTTCTCTCAGCCCAACAAGAGGTCGAACTTGCACGGCTTATCAAAAAAGGCTCCCAGGAAGCCCTCGAAAAACTGACAAAGGCAAATCTCCGGTTCGTGGTGAGTGTCGCCAAGCAGTACCAGAACCAGGGTTTATCTCTTGGAGACCTGATTAATGAGGGAAATCTCGGGCTTATCAAGGCTGCCAAGCGTTTCGATGAAACCAAGGGATTCAAATTCATCTCGTACGCCGTCTGGTGGATACGGCAAGCGATCCTTCAGGCTCTCGCGGAACAGTCGCGTATTGTGCGTCTGCCGCTCAACAGGGTTGGTGCGCTCCATAAAATCGGCAAGACATCGAGCGGACTCGAACAGGAATTCGGCCGTGAACCTTCGGCAAACGAGATCGCCGATGAACTGGAGATGAGCCCGTACGAGGTCATGGATACACTCAAGATTTCCTCGCGGCACCTCTCGCTCGATGCCCCGTTCAATGACGGTGAAGACAACCGGCTCCTCGATGTGCTCGAAGATAAATTCCAGCCGGCTCCGGATGAAAAACTCATGAAGGATTCTCTCAAACGGGAGATAGAAAAAGCGCTCTCAACCCTTACCGAACGTGAAGCCGAGGTCATCAGTCTTTATTTTGGCATTAACCGTGACCATTCGCTGACACTCGAAGAAATCGGAGAGAAATTCAAGCTGACACGGGAACGTGTCCGTCAGATCAAAGAAAAAGCGATAAAGCGACTCAGGCACGCCTCGCGCTCGAAACCGCTGAAGGCGTATCTCTCATGA
- a CDS encoding M23 family metallopeptidase — MGWKRLTFILIPHSRSDIKQFNVPRVLVVAAVFFLVFAIGVMIFYILGFEGKSFYMTKTKEIVQTNTILENQLSYLDSTLTVMSTTLDSIETVNEKIWKEYDISDRDLKLSEGGGIEVTESGVRLPMKRVLYLIDRMNKKCMAFEYNFNTLYEFCMNNSDYLRHLPSIRPADGFVMKEFGRSFDIVTNTVKNYFGVDINNVEGTPIVATADGIVEEVVKYSDEYGRYVVIDHGNGYKTRYTHLQTIAQMNPKITINVGDYVKRGQQVGCMGRTGISILAVPTHIMYSVEHRGIMVNPADFFFASDFADETVEETAVAQNY, encoded by the coding sequence ATGGGTTGGAAACGTCTGACATTTATTCTCATTCCGCACTCACGGTCGGACATTAAACAGTTCAACGTACCGCGTGTATTAGTTGTTGCCGCCGTATTTTTTCTTGTTTTTGCCATCGGTGTCATGATTTTTTACATTCTTGGATTCGAAGGTAAATCCTTCTACATGACCAAGACGAAAGAAATCGTTCAAACGAATACTATCCTCGAAAACCAGCTCTCCTATCTTGATTCGACACTTACTGTAATGAGCACGACACTCGACAGTATCGAAACTGTCAACGAAAAGATTTGGAAAGAATACGATATTTCCGACCGTGATTTAAAACTGAGCGAAGGCGGTGGTATCGAGGTTACCGAATCCGGGGTCAGACTGCCCATGAAGCGGGTGCTGTACCTTATCGACCGTATGAATAAAAAATGCATGGCCTTCGAGTACAACTTCAACACGCTCTATGAATTCTGCATGAACAACAGCGATTATCTGAGGCATCTCCCCTCCATCAGGCCGGCAGATGGATTTGTCATGAAGGAATTCGGGCGTTCATTCGACATTGTCACAAACACCGTGAAAAACTATTTCGGCGTCGATATCAATAATGTCGAAGGTACTCCTATTGTGGCCACCGCCGATGGAATTGTGGAAGAAGTCGTCAAATATTCGGACGAATATGGCCGGTATGTTGTTATTGATCATGGGAACGGATATAAGACGCGGTACACCCATCTCCAGACCATCGCCCAGATGAACCCTAAAATAACGATCAATGTCGGCGACTATGTCAAACGCGGCCAGCAGGTCGGGTGTATGGGAAGAACCGGTATCTCCATTCTTGCCGTGCCGACCCATATCATGTATTCGGTGGAACATCGGGGCATCATGGTCAATCCGGCGGACTTTTTTTTCGCTTCCGATTTTGCCGATGAGACGGTTGAGGAAACAGCCGTCGCACAAAATTATTAG
- a CDS encoding CCA tRNA nucleotidyltransferase: MSDAADKKAGALVIVKTLRSAGFSALFVGGAVRDMIMGNEPKDYDIATNASLHDIERLFDSVYPVGSRFGVSLVVIGDHSFEVACFRKDGIYEDGRRPSSVEPGCETDDAERRDFTINALFFDPLENRIIDHIGGIQDIHNRTIRAVGDPRIRFREDRLRMLRAVRFAARFQFSVDDETMRAIKENTAGIHDVSAERIGEELVKIFGGPHPGYALTLLDETGLLREVLPEVSALRGVEQPAEFHPEGDVFEHTRRMLELYEGGSSALAFGVLFHDIAKPVTMTKTDRIRYNRHDELGAVMAGKILRRLRISNEMTARVQGLVRNHMRFMHVRNMKPAKLLRFMQEDGFTEMLELYRLDCLASHGNLEDYDFLVQTFRQEKPEDRNPSPPLLDGNDLLALGYEEGPLIGVILRKVDEHHLEGELNTREDANNFVRRLFPQPSHRQNRKRKKSPPD, translated from the coding sequence GTGAGTGATGCGGCAGATAAAAAGGCCGGGGCGCTTGTTATTGTAAAAACGCTCAGATCCGCCGGATTCAGCGCTCTTTTTGTCGGTGGCGCGGTCCGTGATATGATAATGGGAAATGAGCCGAAGGATTATGATATCGCAACTAATGCGTCGCTCCATGATATCGAACGGCTCTTTGACAGTGTATACCCTGTCGGAAGCAGGTTCGGGGTCAGCCTCGTTGTCATCGGTGACCATTCCTTCGAGGTTGCCTGTTTCAGAAAAGACGGGATTTACGAGGATGGCCGCCGGCCTTCGTCCGTTGAGCCCGGCTGCGAGACCGATGATGCGGAGCGCCGTGATTTCACCATCAACGCCCTTTTTTTCGATCCGCTCGAAAACAGGATAATCGATCATATCGGCGGTATTCAGGATATTCATAATCGTACAATCAGAGCGGTGGGCGATCCCCGTATCCGTTTCCGGGAGGATCGGCTCCGCATGCTGAGAGCCGTACGCTTTGCCGCCCGTTTTCAGTTTTCCGTCGATGACGAAACCATGAGGGCAATCAAAGAAAACACGGCCGGGATTCACGATGTGAGCGCCGAACGTATCGGTGAGGAACTCGTGAAAATATTCGGCGGTCCCCATCCCGGATATGCGCTTACCCTCCTCGATGAAACCGGCCTGCTCCGTGAAGTGCTCCCGGAAGTATCGGCGCTCAGGGGAGTGGAACAGCCGGCTGAGTTTCATCCCGAAGGCGATGTGTTTGAACATACACGCCGTATGCTCGAATTGTATGAAGGGGGCTCGTCTGCTCTTGCGTTCGGTGTCCTGTTTCATGACATAGCCAAACCGGTGACCATGACAAAAACCGACCGGATACGGTACAACCGCCATGATGAACTCGGCGCCGTGATGGCAGGGAAGATATTACGGCGTCTCCGTATCAGTAATGAGATGACTGCTCGGGTGCAGGGGCTTGTCAGGAATCATATGCGTTTCATGCATGTCAGGAACATGAAACCGGCAAAGCTCCTCCGGTTCATGCAGGAGGATGGATTCACGGAAATGCTCGAACTGTACCGTCTCGATTGTCTTGCCAGCCACGGCAATCTTGAGGATTACGATTTTCTTGTACAAACCTTTCGGCAAGAGAAACCGGAAGACAGGAATCCGAGTCCTCCGCTTCTCGACGGGAACGATCTGCTGGCTCTCGGTTATGAAGAGGGGCCGCTCATCGGAGTGATACTCCGCAAGGTCGATGAACATCATCTGGAGGGGGAATTGAATACCCGCGAGGATGCTAATAATTTTGTGCGACGGCTGTTTCCTCAACCGTCTCATCGGCAAAATCGGAAGCGAAAAAAAAGTCCGCCGGATTGA
- the fliS gene encoding flagellar export chaperone FliS, giving the protein MAHCGYSAYQEAHAHELDQAKLILMMFAGSINYLNKVLEIAENDHSETGRLVNKTKNIILELISSLNMDESGEMGEILLRTYRGLYVKLNTAYFRNDLLSVAEVRDSLVELEDAWKKVFRSTEYQDFKKDRERFRKKYHGFKG; this is encoded by the coding sequence ATGGCACACTGCGGTTATTCGGCATATCAGGAAGCTCATGCGCATGAGCTCGATCAGGCAAAACTGATACTTATGATGTTTGCCGGATCGATAAATTATCTCAATAAAGTGCTTGAAATAGCCGAAAACGATCATTCTGAAACAGGAAGACTTGTCAATAAGACAAAAAACATCATACTGGAACTCATTTCGTCATTGAATATGGACGAAAGCGGTGAAATGGGTGAAATTCTCCTGCGAACGTACAGGGGACTCTATGTAAAATTAAACACGGCATACTTCCGTAACGATCTGCTTTCAGTTGCCGAGGTGAGAGATTCCCTCGTGGAGCTCGAAGATGCGTGGAAAAAGGTTTTCCGGAGCACCGAGTATCAGGATTTCAAAAAAGACCGTGAGCGATTCAGAAAAAAATATCATGGATTCAAGGGGTGA
- the fliD gene encoding flagellar filament capping protein FliD, giving the protein MASVGSINFGGLVSGLDTNQLIEDLMTAESKPLTRLETRKTELTKQQDTYTTIKSNLDDLKTKVSALKSTVSFGAFSASSSDEEALSISASPSANSGTYSVKILSLAQAETLSSNSYSNSTDKLGLNGEILVNGESFKVKSTDSIQDIRNGINTLNAGATASILNISKGDNRLIINSQTAGENGFFIANVGDTDILGALGITDGTKQVREVTDNKVLSSLFSSSTSTIGSLAGISSSASGNVGIRGESLKINLSKDTLTSIRDKINGLGIDGVSASIESVTEDDITSYRLAITGTEAFTDDGNVLETLGILEGGTEGVKAEFQTETLYTKKSQGNGNGNGATKIADSTSKLVDLVGKSSSGDSITISGTTSSGSSVSRTIQISSDKTVGDILSGIEEAFSNTVQASIQNGKIVVQSDESGKTALKFSIKANNESGSTLDFGVAAETQKGRDRVVVQGSDAKILVNNIEITRDTNEINDAISGLNLTLKKADTATEINLTVKRDNDEVQTKIEAFVKSYNDFVDFIDTNSKYDKETKTAGPLLGDQTSISVLNRIRSALRTTISGEDFGYTNLAEIGVESTSDGKLSLDTGKLKEAMNNDMDSVVSLFTATRLSSDNDISFAYHSEKTKSGTYNVTITRAAEKAEAVSTLVGKTDGDGTLSVTDNYGNTMNVAYSSDMTPDDIANAINTEAQKTYAQILKSTTALNQTNGDYVDQNTLIKNIDGVEISANDTITISGTNRTGKTYQKILNVGKDDTINVQDILDAMESIAGNEVNATIDSEGRIQTEDIQSGTSSIGFTISTTVKGLDFGTLATAQKGRNKVTADASVSDDNRLTITHTAYGADYTLTIEGGKNLGIADGTIKGVDVAGTINGAVGTGKGQNLTASNSDENSRGIVIRAEISADELAVEGPDQGTVTLVSGIADILYNEMTALTSPINGYVQAKIDNYERSLDSLNNQIESTNKRLEQRRAMYVRKFTELETAMSRLQTIQQRLTASLSSLPQTSL; this is encoded by the coding sequence ATGGCAAGTGTAGGATCAATAAATTTTGGCGGACTGGTCAGCGGTCTGGACACAAATCAGCTTATTGAAGATCTCATGACGGCTGAGTCCAAGCCTTTAACAAGGCTCGAAACCCGTAAAACCGAGCTGACAAAACAGCAAGACACCTATACTACCATAAAATCGAATCTCGATGATTTAAAAACTAAGGTTTCCGCGCTTAAAAGTACGGTTTCCTTTGGAGCCTTCAGTGCCTCCTCTTCAGATGAGGAGGCACTGAGTATCAGTGCTTCGCCTTCTGCCAATTCAGGCACTTATTCGGTTAAAATCCTTTCGTTGGCTCAAGCTGAAACATTGTCGAGTAACTCGTATTCGAATTCAACCGATAAACTTGGGCTCAATGGTGAAATCCTTGTAAACGGCGAGAGCTTCAAAGTAAAAAGTACTGACAGTATACAGGATATACGTAACGGAATAAATACGCTCAATGCAGGGGCAACCGCAAGTATACTCAATATATCCAAAGGTGACAACAGACTGATCATCAACTCCCAGACCGCCGGTGAAAACGGATTTTTCATCGCAAATGTCGGTGATACGGATATTCTGGGAGCGCTGGGTATCACGGATGGTACCAAACAGGTCCGTGAAGTTACTGATAATAAAGTTCTTTCCTCACTCTTCAGTTCATCGACATCGACCATTGGCAGTCTCGCCGGTATTTCCTCTTCCGCTTCAGGAAATGTCGGGATTCGCGGCGAGTCTCTGAAAATAAATCTTTCCAAGGATACGCTCACATCAATCCGCGATAAGATCAACGGACTCGGTATTGACGGGGTTTCCGCATCGATCGAGTCGGTCACCGAAGATGATATAACCTCCTATCGTCTTGCCATAACGGGTACCGAAGCTTTTACCGACGATGGAAATGTTCTTGAAACCCTCGGCATTCTCGAGGGAGGCACCGAAGGTGTGAAAGCCGAATTCCAGACAGAAACTCTTTATACCAAAAAGAGTCAGGGAAACGGAAACGGGAACGGAGCCACAAAAATCGCCGACAGTACCTCGAAACTCGTCGATCTTGTGGGGAAAAGCTCTTCTGGTGATTCAATCACTATTTCGGGAACCACGAGCTCAGGTTCGTCGGTTTCCAGAACGATTCAGATATCTTCCGATAAAACGGTCGGGGATATTCTTTCCGGTATCGAAGAAGCTTTTTCGAATACCGTCCAGGCCTCGATCCAAAATGGAAAAATTGTCGTTCAGAGTGACGAGTCCGGAAAAACGGCGCTGAAATTCAGTATCAAGGCAAATAACGAATCGGGGAGCACACTGGATTTTGGTGTTGCAGCCGAGACTCAGAAGGGACGAGATCGTGTGGTCGTACAGGGAAGTGACGCAAAAATTCTGGTCAACAACATCGAGATCACACGGGATACCAATGAAATCAATGATGCGATATCGGGTCTTAACCTGACGCTGAAGAAGGCTGATACGGCGACAGAGATCAACCTCACGGTAAAGCGCGATAATGATGAAGTACAGACGAAAATTGAAGCGTTTGTCAAATCATATAATGATTTTGTCGATTTTATCGATACTAATTCTAAATACGATAAAGAAACGAAAACAGCCGGCCCGCTGCTCGGAGACCAGACGTCGATATCCGTTCTTAACCGGATACGAAGCGCTCTCAGAACTACGATTTCCGGTGAAGATTTCGGTTATACCAACCTGGCAGAGATCGGTGTCGAGAGTACATCGGACGGTAAACTGAGTCTTGACACCGGTAAACTGAAAGAGGCCATGAACAACGATATGGATTCCGTCGTATCGCTCTTTACCGCAACCAGGCTCTCGAGCGATAATGACATTTCTTTTGCCTATCATTCCGAAAAAACAAAATCGGGAACATATAATGTGACCATTACCCGCGCCGCCGAAAAAGCGGAAGCTGTTTCTACTCTGGTCGGCAAGACTGACGGCGACGGGACACTGAGTGTCACCGATAATTACGGCAATACGATGAATGTAGCGTATTCTTCCGATATGACTCCCGACGATATTGCCAATGCCATCAATACGGAAGCACAAAAGACGTACGCACAGATTTTAAAGTCGACTACCGCGCTCAATCAAACCAACGGCGACTATGTCGATCAGAATACCCTTATTAAAAACATAGACGGTGTTGAAATCAGCGCGAATGATACGATAACCATAAGTGGAACCAACCGTACCGGGAAAACATACCAGAAAATCCTCAATGTCGGAAAAGATGACACGATCAATGTCCAGGATATTCTCGACGCGATGGAAAGCATCGCCGGTAACGAGGTCAATGCTACCATCGATTCGGAAGGCAGGATACAGACAGAAGATATCCAGTCCGGAACAAGCTCTATCGGCTTTACCATCAGCACGACAGTCAAGGGTCTGGATTTTGGAACATTAGCTACAGCTCAAAAGGGCCGTAATAAGGTAACGGCTGATGCATCCGTTTCCGATGACAATCGCCTGACCATTACTCACACGGCGTACGGGGCTGATTACACGTTAACCATTGAAGGCGGGAAAAACCTCGGTATAGCGGATGGAACCATCAAGGGCGTCGATGTGGCCGGTACGATCAACGGTGCCGTGGGAACGGGTAAAGGCCAGAATCTCACCGCATCGAACTCCGATGAAAATTCCCGGGGGATAGTCATTAGAGCTGAAATTTCCGCAGATGAGCTTGCTGTCGAAGGCCCTGACCAGGGTACTGTTACCCTTGTGTCAGGAATTGCGGATATTCTGTACAATGAAATGACCGCATTAACAAGCCCGATAAACGGTTATGTCCAGGCAAAAATTGATAATTATGAACGTTCACTGGATTCTCTGAATAACCAGATTGAATCAACGAACAAGCGCCTGGAACAGAGACGGGCAATGTATGTCCGCAAATTCACCGAACTTGAAACTGCCATGTCAAGACTCCAGACAATCCAGCAGCGGCTTACAGCATCTCTCAGTTCGCTTCCTCAGACCAGTCTGTAA
- a CDS encoding flagellar protein FlaG, producing the protein MKIESRMQDMTQEVRVSELTSNTANRQRSVTSGSSGASTRKPTFSKAGESKGKGQEGVTSPPDPIDVHVAIEKLNKIAEAQKKDVSFSVDKDSEATVIKVFKSQTGELIKQFPPEEVLAMKARIRNYTGWFFDNKY; encoded by the coding sequence ATGAAAATTGAAAGTCGTATGCAGGACATGACTCAGGAGGTTCGTGTTAGCGAGCTGACGAGTAATACTGCTAACCGACAGAGATCAGTCACCTCTGGCTCGAGTGGTGCTTCTACCAGGAAACCAACTTTTTCCAAGGCTGGTGAATCGAAAGGAAAGGGACAGGAAGGAGTTACCTCTCCGCCGGATCCGATTGATGTTCACGTTGCAATCGAGAAGCTCAATAAGATTGCAGAAGCACAGAAAAAAGATGTAAGCTTTTCTGTAGACAAAGACTCTGAAGCCACAGTTATTAAAGTTTTTAAGAGTCAGACAGGGGAACTGATTAAACAATTCCCGCCAGAAGAAGTTCTGGCAATGAAAGCAAGAATTCGTAATTATACAGGCTGGTTTTTTGATAACAAGTATTGA
- a CDS encoding flagellin: MRINNNISAMNTHRQLQRTDKTLASSLERLSSGLRINRAADDSAGLAISQRLRSQVEGLKMASQNAEQAKNVVQTAEGYLNEIHNMLGRMRELAVQASSDTVDDTNRSSLHAEFNSLRNEITRIASAAEYNGQKLLDGTFNKTFQIGPNNSTNDSLTFQITAVDAATLGISGTSIETLAGAKTALDDLTAAIDAVSSTRSDLGTIQNRLAFTVASVDNASENLASSESTIRDLDISNEITSFTKSQILVQAGMSMLAQANAVPQNVLALFR, from the coding sequence TTGAGGATAAATAATAACATTTCCGCGATGAATACCCATCGTCAGCTGCAGCGGACAGATAAAACGCTTGCGTCGTCTCTCGAAAGGCTGTCGAGCGGTTTGCGGATCAATCGTGCTGCAGATGACAGTGCGGGTCTCGCAATTTCGCAGAGACTGAGATCACAGGTGGAAGGTCTCAAGATGGCTTCTCAGAATGCCGAGCAGGCAAAGAATGTGGTGCAGACTGCCGAAGGATATCTCAACGAAATCCACAATATGCTCGGTCGTATGCGCGAGCTGGCTGTGCAGGCTTCGTCCGATACCGTGGACGACACCAACCGGTCATCGCTCCATGCAGAATTTAACTCACTGCGTAATGAAATTACCCGTATTGCCAGTGCAGCCGAATACAACGGTCAGAAACTGCTCGATGGAACGTTTAATAAAACCTTCCAGATCGGGCCCAACAACTCGACAAATGATTCACTGACGTTCCAGATTACGGCGGTGGATGCTGCAACCCTCGGTATTTCTGGCACTTCGATCGAAACGCTGGCGGGAGCCAAGACTGCGCTCGATGACCTGACAGCGGCTATCGATGCGGTATCTTCAACGCGTTCCGATCTCGGTACCATCCAGAACAGGCTTGCGTTTACCGTGGCGAGTGTTGATAATGCATCTGAGAACCTGGCAAGCTCCGAATCGACGATCCGTGACCTCGATATTTCCAACGAGATCACGAGCTTCACCAAGTCGCAGATTCTGGTTCAGGCGGGTATGTCAATGTTGGCGCAGGCGAATGCTGTACCGCAGAATGTGCTTGCACTGTTCAGATAA